In the Anoplopoma fimbria isolate UVic2021 breed Golden Eagle Sablefish chromosome 7, Afim_UVic_2022, whole genome shotgun sequence genome, one interval contains:
- the leap2 gene encoding liver-expressed antimicrobial peptide 2: MQEKGFFTQRKAAVALCIVLLMMTHQVCAGPLVPQVQSSSDQKVDSNFPTLRRTARMTPLWRIMNSKPFGAYCQNNYECATGLCRAGHCSTSHRSISPVNY, encoded by the exons ATGCAGGAGAAAGGTTTCTTCACCCAAAGGAAAGCAGCAGTGGCTCTGTGCATCGTGCTGCTCATGATGACTCATCAG GTGTGTGCAGGTCCGTTGGTGCCTCAGGTCCAGTCCAGCTCCGACCAGAAGGTGGATTCGAACTTCCCGACATTGAGGAGGACAGCTCGGATGACCCCGCTGTGGAGGATCATGAACAGTAAACCATTTGGAGCTTACTGCCAGAACAACTACGAATGCGCCACGGGACTCTGCAG GGCGGGACATTGCTCCACCAGCCACCGCTCCATCTCGCCCGTCAACTACTAG